Part of the Methylophaga nitratireducenticrescens genome is shown below.
TTAAAGAAATTGTGCATGAAAAATGTGGTGATGGCATTGTCAGTGCCATTGATTTTGCACTGAATATTGAGAAAAAGCCCGATCCAAAAGGGGAGCGGATTGTGATCACGCTGGATGGAAAATTTCTGCCTTACAAATCCTGGTAGCCGTCAACAAGGTGCACTGTCAGACAGTGCACCTGCCTTTAACGGGTCGGTCGGGCGTAAACGTAGACCAGATAATAGGCCATTGCGACAAAGCCAGCGCCACCGACGATATTGCCCAAGGTAACGGGGATGAGATTACCCATTAAGCCTCCAAAATCCAGTGTTGCCAGCTGCGCTGCATCAAAATGACCTGCCGCAACAATTGCTTGATCGGTGGCAGCAATCATCGCCATTGGAATCATGTACATATTCGCCACACAATGTTCAAATCCCATTGCCACAAAGCCAGAGACGGGAAATAATACCGCCAGGACTTTATCGGTCACACTGCGTGACGCATAGACCATCCAGCTTCCAAGGCAAACCAGCACATTACAAAACAATCCTCTGACAAACGCTTCTGTAGTTGTATGGTCTACTTTGGCCAGACCCGTTTTTATTGCCGTCACCCCAACACCGAGATTTCCATCATCTAAATAACCAGACAAATACACCAGATACACTGTGACTAATGCCCCCACTAGATTACCGATATAGACAATGCCCCAATTTCGCATCAATGATTTGAAACTCACCTGCCCCTTGGCATAGGCCATTACGACCAGCGTATTACCAGTAAATAACTCTGCCCCGGCTATCACCACCAGAATAAAGCCCAACGAAAAAACCAGACCACCAACCAGCCTGGCCAGCCCATAGGCGGCACTGGCATCCGTCATGACCACGGTGTAATACATTGCAGCAAACGAGATAAAGGCTCCAGCCATCAGTGAGAGAATCACCAGCGGGATTATGGACATATTGGCTTTATCCACACCGACGGTTTTGACCTTTTCAGCGACTTCCGCTGGCGTGAAAGCATCGACAAACTTGCCGAAATCAGACATGAGATAGTTACCTGTGCAAAATGAGGACAAAGTCCCGTATTATATCAGTGACTTGCAACGCTTTGCAGGGATTGCATTCCTAACTTAGGCAATGATTATTTAAGCTCAACAAACAATACAGGCAAAATTATTTAACCAAAGTCATGAATCATGACTTCATTAAAATATCGAGTTGAGTCAATTTTACTCAACTCGATAAATGAGTCTCGTTTTAACAGGGTCTGTTGCTCTTTCAGCCTGCTTGTTGGACAGCCACCAGTATAGGTGGCGATGAAAGAGCAGCAGCCCCTAGTGCATCAGCTCACTGGTAAACGTTAATTCTTCATCCTGCACATCTACCTTGATAACCTGTCCGGCCACAAAGCGACCAGACAATAAAGCTTGTGCTAACGGGTTTTCCAGCTCATGCTGAATTACCCGTTTTAAAGGTCGGGCACCATAGACCGGATCAAACCCTGCTTCAGACAGCATATCCAATGCCGCATCAGATAATTCCAGTCCCATTTCTTTTTCTGCCAGACGTTGCCGCAAGTGTGACAGCTGGATATCAGCAATGGCATGGATTTGTGATTTCTGTAACGGATGAAATACCACCACATCATCCACACGGTTAATAAACTCCGGACGGAAATGTTGACCGACAATTTCCATTACCGCATTTTTCATGGTGTCATATTTATCTTCACCGGCCATTTCCTGAATCACATTGGAGCCCAGATTGGAAGTCATGACAATAACGGTATTTCTAAAATCAACCGTCCGACCCTGACCATCCGTCAGCCGACCGTCATCCAGGACCTGCAACAGAATATTGAACACATCCGGATGCGCTTTTTCGACCTCATCCAGCAGGATCACTGAATAAGGTTTGCGGCGAACCGCTTCAGTCAGATAACCACCTTCTTCATAGCCGACATAACCGGGAGGAGCACCGACCAGACGGGCAACCGAATGTTTTTCCATAAACTCTGACATATCAATCCGTACCATTGCTTCTTCGGTGTCAAATAAGAACGTTGCCAAAGATTTGCACAGCTCGGTTTTACCTACCCCCGTTGGCCCTAAAAACAGGAATGAACCGTTAGGACGATTGGGATCGGATAAACCGGCACGACTGCGACGAATCGCATTGGCAACTGAATTCACGGCTTCGTCTTGACCAATCACGCGTTCATGCAAAGCTTCATCCATTTTTAGCAATTTATCGCGCTCGCCTTCCAGCATTTT
Proteins encoded:
- a CDS encoding formate/nitrite transporter family protein — protein: MSDFGKFVDAFTPAEVAEKVKTVGVDKANMSIIPLVILSLMAGAFISFAAMYYTVVMTDASAAYGLARLVGGLVFSLGFILVVIAGAELFTGNTLVVMAYAKGQVSFKSLMRNWGIVYIGNLVGALVTVYLVYLSGYLDDGNLGVGVTAIKTGLAKVDHTTTEAFVRGLFCNVLVCLGSWMVYASRSVTDKVLAVLFPVSGFVAMGFEHCVANMYMIPMAMIAATDQAIVAAGHFDAAQLATLDFGGLMGNLIPVTLGNIVGGAGFVAMAYYLVYVYARPTR